The Magnetococcus marinus MC-1 genome contains the following window.
ATGCCGAGCCCGGATCTCTGTTCCCAACCAAGACCCGCTCTGACTTTCCGTTGATGGCGTCAAAACGCCCCACGCAGGCAACCAACTGCCCACTCCTACCGGCTACACCGGCCTTTATACCCGCATGCCCGCCATATCTTTCAGCCGCTTAACGCTGCTGATCAATGCTTGAACAAGCTGGTTTATATCACTTTGCTGGCTCTCCGCCCCCAGAGAGACCCGTATCGCCCCCCGGGCGGTCTCTGTATCCACCCCCATCGCCTTGAGCACATGGGAGGGCTCGGTGCGGCCCGAGCTGCACGCACTGCCGCTGCTCACCGCCACCCCTGCCAGATCCAACTGCATCACCAGGGTCTCACCATCCATACCGGGCAAACCCAGCATTGTGGTATTGGGAAGACGCGGGGCCTGCGCCCCATAGATCACCAGCTCCGGTAGCGCCGTGACCAACTGCTGCTCCATATCCTGGCGCAATGTACGCCAGCGCTGGGCTTGCTCGGTCATCTCCGCCATCGCCAGTTCCGCCGCCCGCCCCAACCCCACAATGCCGGTCAGGTTTTCGGTGCCGGAGCGGCGTCCCCGCTCCTGCCCACCACCGAGAAGTTGCGCATGAGGGGCAATGGCGCTATCCACCACCAGCGCACCAACCCCCTTGGGGCCACCAAACTTGTGCGCGGAGAGGCTCACTAAAGAGATGGGGGTTGCCGCCAAATCCAGGGGCATTTTACCCACCCACTGCACCGCGTCGCTATGCAACAGCACCCCTCGTGCCCGACACAGCGCCGCCATCTCCACCACCGGCAACAGCACACCGGTCTCATTATTGGCCGCCATGATGGAGACCAAGCGGGTCTCCTCCTGCAATGCGGCCTGCAACGCTTCAGTGCCAATTCGCCCCTGCTGGTCTGGCTGCAAGCGGGTAACCCGCATACCCCGCGCCTCTAGGGCATCCACCACCCGCCCCACTGCGGGGTGTTCCACCGTGGTGGTCACCATATGGCCCGCAAAACCAAACTGCGCCGCCATGCCAAAAAGGGCCAGATTGTTCGCCTCGGTACCGCCACTGGTAAACAGCACTTGGCTAAAGTGTACCCCCAGCAGGTGCGCCACTTGGCGCCGTGCTCGATCCAACCCCTCGCGGGCGGCCCGCCCCGCACTGTGTACGGATGAGGGGTTACCAGCCTTGTCGCTGAAGTAGGGCAACATCGCCTCCACTACTTCGGGGCGGGTCGGCGTGGTGGCGTTGTGATCCAGATAGATGCTCAATGGGGACCCCGCAGCACCATCTCGGTATGGTCCACCTCGGCCTCGCCCAGCATGGCCAAGGCTGAACCGTCCCGCATCAACTGGGCCAATGAAACCGACTCCAGATAGTGGTAAATATGCTCCCCCAGCCGTGCCCACAGATCGTGGGTAATGCAGCGGGTATCACGGCGGCACCCCTCCGTGCCCTTATCCTTGCAAGAGGTGGCATGAATCGGTTCATCCACCGCGCGGATAATGGCCGCCACTGAGATCTGTTCGGCCCCTCTATCCAACTGATAACCCCCACCGGGGCCGCGCACACTACCCACCAATCCACCACGACGCAATTTGGCAAACAGCTGCTCCAGATAGGAGAGCGATATTTGCTGACGGTTGGAGATCTCTGCCAACGTCACGGGACCCCGGTTGGCATGCTGGGCCAGATCCAGCATCGCTGTCACGGCATAGCGTCCTCGCGTGGTTAAACGCATGACTCCCCCTCTCAGGCCCGCTTTTTATCGGGTTGCTGTTCGGTTTCCTGGGCCACGAGTGCCCGTTTTTCTTCTTCTAGTGTGTGCAGACGGCGCTCCATTTGGTGCATCTGCTCCAGCACACAGGTTACCGCTTTGGCGACCGGGTCAGGCATCTGCCCCTCTACCCCGTAAGAGGGGAAAGCATGGGCTTGATCGGGGCTTAACTCTTTTTTCGCCCGCACCTCGCGCCCCGGGATACCCACCACGGTGGTATCGTGCGGGACATCTTTAACCACCACCGCGTTGGAACCTACCCGTGCCCCTTCATGTAAGGTGATCGGCCCCAATACCTTGGCCCCGGCCCCCACCACCACCCCATCTTTAAGGGTGGGATGGCGTTTACCTTTGTTCCAAGTGGTCCCCCCCAGGGTTACGCCGTGATAGAGGGTGCAGTTATCGCCGATCTCACAGGTTTCGCCAATGACCACACCCATGCCATGATCAATAAAAAAGCCTTTACCAATTTTGGCCCCAGGGTGGATCTCAATACCGGTCAACACCCGCCCCACATGGGAGATAAAACGTGCGGCCAGTTTAAAATTCCATTGCCATAATTTATGGGAAAAGCGATAAGCAATCATGGCGTGTACGCCAGGGTAACAGAGCACGATCTCTAAGACATTGCGAGCAGCCGGGTCACGGTCAAAGATTACAGCGATGTCGTCACGTATGGTTTTAAACATGGGCCACCCGGCTTACGCAGTAGTTGATAAAATCAGTCAACTTTACCCCCACAACCACACCCAAAAGCAGTACAGCTGTAGTACCCATTTTAAATACCCCACCAACTTTGTCAACTATTTTATTATGAGACGCTAATAGTGATATTGAATGGTGGGGATTCCGCTAAAACATAGTGTTGGCGTGATGGCAGCCAGCCTTTTCGTGGAGCGGGTGTAACTTTAGTGCCACCAGACGCTACCCAATTTCATGGAGGCTTTGCAAAAAATAAGCGGTTGCAATCCTCCTATGAGCCGTTCTAATCTGATTTTCAAAGATGGCCATGCAAAGGTTCCCTATATGCCCATCTTTTACCTGAGCCGGTTTAAACTG
Protein-coding sequences here:
- the cysE gene encoding serine O-acetyltransferase, coding for MFKTIRDDIAVIFDRDPAARNVLEIVLCYPGVHAMIAYRFSHKLWQWNFKLAARFISHVGRVLTGIEIHPGAKIGKGFFIDHGMGVVIGETCEIGDNCTLYHGVTLGGTTWNKGKRHPTLKDGVVVGAGAKVLGPITLHEGARVGSNAVVVKDVPHDTTVVGIPGREVRAKKELSPDQAHAFPSYGVEGQMPDPVAKAVTCVLEQMHQMERRLHTLEEEKRALVAQETEQQPDKKRA
- the iscR gene encoding Fe-S cluster assembly transcriptional regulator IscR, whose amino-acid sequence is MRLTTRGRYAVTAMLDLAQHANRGPVTLAEISNRQQISLSYLEQLFAKLRRGGLVGSVRGPGGGYQLDRGAEQISVAAIIRAVDEPIHATSCKDKGTEGCRRDTRCITHDLWARLGEHIYHYLESVSLAQLMRDGSALAMLGEAEVDHTEMVLRGPH
- a CDS encoding cysteine desulfurase family protein; its protein translation is MSIYLDHNATTPTRPEVVEAMLPYFSDKAGNPSSVHSAGRAAREGLDRARRQVAHLLGVHFSQVLFTSGGTEANNLALFGMAAQFGFAGHMVTTTVEHPAVGRVVDALEARGMRVTRLQPDQQGRIGTEALQAALQEETRLVSIMAANNETGVLLPVVEMAALCRARGVLLHSDAVQWVGKMPLDLAATPISLVSLSAHKFGGPKGVGALVVDSAIAPHAQLLGGGQERGRRSGTENLTGIVGLGRAAELAMAEMTEQAQRWRTLRQDMEQQLVTALPELVIYGAQAPRLPNTTMLGLPGMDGETLVMQLDLAGVAVSSGSACSSGRTEPSHVLKAMGVDTETARGAIRVSLGAESQQSDINQLVQALISSVKRLKDMAGMRV